GCATTGTGGCATCTTGGAGAGGCCAGCTCGGTGTCCTCCGTGTGGACAGCAGCCTTCAGGGACGCTTCATTCAATCTGctgcttgctgctgctgctgctgtggcgcAAACGCTTCGactccaggagaaaaaaaaagaagcaggatCCTGCCCCCTGGACTGAGCTGAAATTAAAGAGACAGTGTGGACACGTCCTGCTCAGCAGTGACATCACCCTCCTCACTCCTTcaccagcgcacacacacacactgaagcctCTGCACGAATAAAACATGGGGTGAATAAAGTAACAGCAGCAGGACTCACCTGGAGATTTTCTGTGCATCATTACTCTGAAGTCCGGATGGCAGCACAACCagggactttttaaaaatactgagCCCATTCAATTTTTGATGAGACgagcaaaaataaatcctctgtGTAATTATTCATTAGTTGTCCCAAAAGTTGAGGAATGAAAAAGTCTGAAAGTCTGAAAGTACTTTAAAAGTACTTTTAAAATTTCCTTTAAAAAGGAGTTGACCTCGGTAACATTTTGATATCATCCAAAATAATGTGGTTGgctggaaaataaacaaagaaataataGAATAAACATATTAACATGTGACAGTTTTATACCACATtaacttaaataaaacaaacacattaagatGATTAGCATTAGTCTATATTTTTGTATCGTGGGAAATAATttctattattatataaaacataaaataaaaatggacttGATTTTACTCATGATCAGTGCAGCTGGATGTTGTTCTTAGCATCAACATCTGATTATAATTGTTAACCTCACTGACACAGTTGCCTGGTTTTTCTATGATAAACTGAATGTTGCAACATTAACATCCACATTCAAACAAACGTTTAACGACCGATTTTGTGTGCTTAAAAGACATTTGTGTAAAAGTGGATTTCAGTGGTTTCAAGGTTTAATATTCCGGACTTTTATAATTCAAACAAGAGTCTGAGAATAAATATGAGGCCGGATAAAGCAGAAGTAGCAACAGCAGTACTCACCTGGTGCAACATTACTCTTTAGTCTGGATGGAACCAAAAccagagatttaaaaatactGGGCCCGTTTAATGTTTGATGAGACGACcaaaaataaatcctctgtGTAATTATTCATTAGTTGTCCCAAAAGTTGTCAAATGAAAAAGTCAGAGTCTGAAATTGAGGATATGACCTCAGTTATGTTTTGTGAAGTATATATGGTAGCTGGTAAATTAGGCTGGAAttaaagcaaaagcaaaaacaaaaaagatattaaacacttttaaatttgAAACTTTTATACATAACtattaagttaaataaaaagatgattgatatgttttattattaactatTTTGCCAGCGTGGAGATGAATATGAGTCACTTATTAATCGAACCAAAAGTAATTTGACATGATTCTACTCATCAGATATAGTTTACAGTGCTGCTGGGTGTTGTTGGTTGTTCTTGCTGTTGCCGTCACGTCAGCATGACTGGTTCTGTTTTTATGACAAACTGGATGttgcaacaacacaaacttacttttcaacaaaagatttgaatgaatgaaaatccaCATTTGAACAAACTCAGAATGAAATTTTTTTTGCGTGTGTGCTTGAAACAAGTTTGTGTAAAAGTGGACTGCAGAAGTTTCAAGGTTAAACATTCCGGAATTGTATGATTCAAATAAGATTCAGGTTTGTTGCAAAAATAACATCAAGTTCCAgtagattaaaaaaatttaaataccaCTAACCGTTTGTCTGTAGCGAAAACACTTTTGTTTGTACAGTAGATAACctttaagttttttttccccctcactcTCACATCCCACACGTCTTCGTATTTGTAAAGCACATAGAAGATTCATGTAAATCGGCAACACACCAACACCTTAACCCTTATTAGTTTCATTTATGACCACATTTGCATAAATAATGTGCAATATGAAAATTAAAACACTTCCTGTGTacatattttgtttcttttcatgtctttgttcaGTACACGTGTGGCATTTCACAAGCACCATCCACATAAATcatcagaaataataaaatacattaagaCCAATCTGCTGCCACTGTATTTCGACCCGTGTGAGAATCATACACAACCCACGATGGAGATTCATTAATGTCCCTTAAAACTTCATAAAAGTCAGTTGGCAATCCATTTCCAAAAGTCATCCGGCCTCCTCgctaatatttataaaaataaatacagttggACCACTGTTTGATACGGAGTTAAAAGCAATATGACACCCAGAGGCTCATCTAAAACACTGTTTGTAAGTGCAATGTCGCATTCAAGTGATAAAAGGCcttaaaatatcaataaatatctTCTGTGCAACATTTGCACGCACACTGTTCAGCAGTCCCACTGGGTTTGAGCTGGAAGAGAAGGAGTAGTGTTCGGAGGAGAACAGCGTATGAAGGCTGGACTTTGTGTAACGTGGTCGACTCTCCTCAAATGTTAAACCTGAGATTTGTTGCTTCTGTCCCCTTCCAGCCAATATTCTTCTGTCTGCATCTCTGTGAGCCGAGACACCGTCCTCTGGAAGGCAAacctttcctcttctccactgAATATGGACAGACTGCTGGCCTCGTCCTGTCGAACCCAGGGAAACAAAATCATATATATTCgatatgtatttaatgtgtactgcttaaaataaaaaaggcatcAGACGAGTGGTTTTACATtagtttaaaaaagacaattaaacaGAAGAATCCTACATACATGTTGAAATCTGAAGTCTTTTTCTAAAGGAACCTCAGACGATCTTAAGGTTTTAATCTTAACACGTTTACACAGACCTTCcttttactgtatatttacatttgaaatttttttttatcttaatgaTTTCTCTTGACCCTGAAGAAAGCacatttcagctttttaaaaatcacctTTGGGGAATTTGATATCTTTATTAGACAGTTCCAAAAAACGAGTCAACAGGAAATGAGGGGGAGCGAGTGAGATGCAACGCAGGGGATTTTTGAGTTCATGGTGGattttttaatagtttaaatgaaaaataaacaaacttatGTCAACGTTTCAAATGAGTTAGGGGAGATTCTACCAATCGGTGATTTCCATCTCTGttgaaaacaggaaattaatttGCCACTGCAGTGAGATGATTTAACACTGCAGTTTCCATAGATACATAATTTGCgtttaaaaataaagcagcGTTATTCTGAGTCAAATCTGTATTAAGAAAACAGCACCTCATGCAagttagattttttatttctgtatcaaAAAGGACTAATGGCCTTACTCGTGTATCTGTTGATTGTTGCAGATATTGTTCTATTATCAAAGTAATAAATATACTTTAGGAGTGAACATTCCTGGCAGCAGTTTGCACTTTGACTGTTTTATAGCCTCTTATATTGAGACTGAATGGACACACCCAACACGAAAAACTGGTTCAGCTGGATAAAAGAAAGAGAGTTGCAGAGCTCTTACCCTTTTCAGCCCCAGATCGTCCATGAGAATGTGGCTCTCATCATGACCGCGATCCCCGTTGAGCACAAAAAGGTCCTCCAGAGGGTGGTCCGCGAGAATCACCACCCGcacctgaaaacaaagatgactcattgtaataaaaaaaagttttggtttttaaatggGCGAGTAAATTAGTGAAACGTACCTTGTGGTCGTAAAGAGCGTCCACGAGCGTAATGAGCCGCCTGGCTTGAGTTTTTTTGTTCAGCGTGAGCAGAGGAATGTGACGGATAAAGAGGGTGTCGAACAGCCTGGATATCTCGAGGTAGTCACTGGCCCCTAAAGGCtgaaacatttacattcagaCACTGGACGTCACAGCAGCCAAAAAGCAGGGCTTCGGATGTGAAATCACTGGAAGCCGCTGTGCACTTTACATTTCTCTGAGTCTTTAAATCAATCAgttatttcaaaatgtctgtttaCTAGAAAACTAATCattttatgacttttttgaTTTCTTTGGATAACATTAGCTCACACAGAGCCATTAATGTGTGAATCACTTAATCACTTAACGATCcgaaaatgttttaaaatgatgaaatcgAAATTTGGTCGAGTTCTCTGTGTAGTAAAAGACACCAAATAGTCTGAGGCCGAACTTCAGCGACAAtagaatgaaatgataaaaaataaatctatatcGATGTGATGGTGAaacaatattttgtgtttgaatattttgtGCAATATTAATCGTATTGTGGCTTTAATGAAGCAAGGAAAATAGTGTAaaaaagcaacacacaacaaaaaagacCCAAAAATCTGGATTAGAAGTCAATAGTGACACAGAGTTTTACAACAGTTATGTCATAATATACATCACACAATCAGTAGTGAAAAAGTTCTGACGGACTCACCCTATCACAGAGCTCCTCAAATGTACAGTCTGCAATGGTCCCACAAGCTTTGTTCAGACGCACTTTTCTTTTGAGAATGTTCATAACTCTCGGCCGTGTAACTGTGGGGAAATGTAACATGATAATTATAACCGCTATAAGCAGCAATGGTTCGGGGCCGGGCATTTTGAGGAAGTataggaggaagaggaaaaatagaggaggaagaggaaaatgagCTTTTCATGATGTATTTTTGCTTGAATAGACATAAGCAGAGTTATTGTGCTTCAACCAGAGTTTGAACTCAATCTTAGACTCTAAAGGCAAGTGGCTGCTGACTATTACGACTGTAAAAAAATTCAGTTATCAAGATGCAGTGTCGCGAGTTTGGTGTCAATTGATCCAACACTGTGGGCGGGAGATGGGTTTAATTAGTTTGACAGTTTTTGAGTATTGACTTCATGATTCCTGCCAACTCAAAGTGTATGAAAGTTTCTGCTTTAGTCGGCCTATAATTTGGTGAAAATTGTAAAGTTCTAGCACTTTGGTTGATTTGCTAGGAAACTTTAGACTTTGTtgtagcgccaccatcaggacTATTGGCCCACAGAGCCGGTTGAGGACAATTGGCAAAGGACTGGATCTATGGGCTAAGTTCGTTTTCATGCATGGGAAAGTGAATTTCCtcgtaaaaaagaaaaataatattaagaaaaacaagagagagcaGCCCGGCCCCTAATGACACCTtgtaatatgaaaaaaaaatccaatttctGTGGCAATACAGATAAAATGATAACCTAATATCATACCAGCTGTAAAATTAAGTCACATATCATATTAAAGTGCACTTACTGTCATTCTGCTTGAAAGCCAGCTCATCAAACATCTTGTCTAGAGTCGCTTCTACGTCAGGTTCACTTGAGCTACGATAAATGTGACAGAGAAGCATTGATTAATCTACCTCTAACTTTTGGTGATTGATTTACCAGAAGAATTTCTTACAGGAAGTAGAGTTTTCCAGCGGAGGGTCTGTTTCTTCTGCGGTAGTCGATCCCAGAATCCAGCCGAAGAGTTTGGCAATATTTCTGAACATGAGAGACAAATAATTAACGACCGGAGCCTTTAAACTATTTAAGAGAAAAATTGATTTCAATATGTTTGTGagtggaaaacattttattctacATTCTTACCTGCAACACGGCAATAAAAGGCACAAAGTTGACTCTCTGCAGCCCATTTTTATACAAATCTGAGGGAAGGTGAGgaatataatatatttcattatttacattcGCTTAATGTGGATTTCTTCTCTAGATTGGCAATATCTGCAGAATCGTGTTGTGTATGTGAttaattttaaatcattataatCAACTTGTATTGGATCCTACAGTTTTGACctttcaagaaaaaaataaggaaTATGGATGCAACTTGAAACCTATTGAATACAGAGTTAAAACActaaatattcattttatacatgaaggttttaaatgtgttatgtTATCTAgatatacatgtacatgtattgCGGCACTAGTTTCTAACCTTCAGGAGGACGATTAGAAGTTGCCACGACAACAACTCCTTTCAGGAACAGATTCTCGAAAAGCTGCTTGAGAATCATGGCATCAGCGATATCAGTGACCTGAAACACATATGAGACGTGAATTCACTTTTAGCGGCAGCACTGCTGAGGTTGCAGACACAAAAAATGCACAGAGGCTGCCAGACTCACTGTGATATGTTGAAACATTGAAAGATCATTACCTGAAACTCAtcaaagcacaaaacacaagcCTCCTCACTGATCTCCTCAGCAACTGGAGCAATTGGGTCATAGGATTTGGCCATTTTACCTGCTTTCCTCTTTGGCATACTCTGCTTTAATCGATGGATCCCTAAAAAAAACAGGTGAGAAacttataaatacaaattaattcaaACAAATACATGGTCGCTAAAAACCTGTGGGTTGTTCTGGGTGTATAGTTAGAGTTACTGCGTACAATATGACAAATGAATTCAAATTCActacaaatattcacttcaaaGAGTATATTTGCTAAATATTTGTGATTTAAGTTATCGTTTACTTTATCAAAGTACGATAAGTTCAAGTAAAATCgtacaaacactgatgaaaacaagctCCTCGGCGAAGGTAACGACAAAATAACAACCAGATACGCAAAACAGGGAAGGGTAGAAAGCTCAGCCGGCTTATTTAAAGCCTCTAACTGCAAATACAAGAGAATacagaaatatagaaaacacaaaatacttgACAAACTTCAGATCGCTTTTGccagtcaccaaagtgctgtGTTGTTCTAGGACCCTCGTattgtacataaatatacaacacaacaaattacaTCACCAATTACAAGAGCTTGCTTCAAAGACAACAATTCTTGACAGGGAGACAAAGTGTCTTGGTTGATTGAGTGAGTTGTCTTTAACAACTGACATGATTTAATGAGTTGATTTAATGATGAATGAAGGACTACAAGTGGTACCAGAGATAGTGTCGCCCTCTGGTGGTAGCAAATCTGCCTCAAAGACAAACGGCTTGAGTTGCCCtttttaagttatttaaaaaaagaagctgtaaTTTTGGAGCAGTGACGTCAGATGGTTTTGTGTCGATCATTTAATACTAAATGTAAGGTCACGTACGGTAAATGGTGACAAGAATAAAGATGCTTTTAAGGCCAAAACAACCACTAGAAGGCTTTGGTTCAATGTTTTTCCTTCTCGTGTGAATAGGGTGGGGACACAGAGTGAACACCACAATGACAAGGATACAAATCTGGTTAACTGACGATGTAGATGGTAACTACAAGTGGGTTGAATCCAGAGAGCAGATTTAACAACCACTGAACTTAACCCTGAACTCTGAGCTCACTTACTCTGAGATGTGCTTTCAGTTGCAGTGCAGCTGATCAGAGTTCACCCTGAGTTAAGTGAGTgtggtaaaacaaaaaaaatccctcGTCACTTCTACGATACTATGATTCACCATGGAATGTGTAAATAGAGAGTGAAGTCTCAGTTCAGATCAAGTGGAGCTGTAAGTATAATGGATGAGGATACACATGTATCTTTAAACGCAGAAGTCGCAGAGAAAGAGCCTGAGTTGGAGAAAAGAGTCAGTGACATTTTATTCAGTATAGTCCATTATCCATTGTTTAACAGATTTGATTTTCCTTAATGGATGATGAAACTTGAATCCTCATGTTATTTTAGATGTATTGTTAACATAGgctatacatttatttataaaccTACTGACTTTGGAAAATTGCAAATTAAAGTGTCTCTGATAATACTagagtttatatttttatagtaAAGGCTGggtattttatatattgtttgttttcaacatataataaattaaaatagtGACTGAAATGCTGTTAAAACAGCCACATttcaaaaactaaattttaaGTCTTTTTAGTCATTCTAAGGACCAATGAGCAGGTTGCATCCACAGAGTTTTAGTTACACACAGTAACTGACCCAAAATCAAAGTGATCTCAGATTCTAGAGCTGGAAAATGAATTCCCCTCAACTCAGGAATAATACActtaatgttttcattaaactTGCATAATGTAAAATCCtgcacgtctctctctctctctttcagggAAAATATAATGTGAAACATCGTTACCTCACACTTCACAGCCTTTTTTAGTTTGCAGcacaaattacacattttcaaacaactCATGTATTCTGTCATTGATGCAATAATTGAAAGCTGGCTCAtgtgccccctagtggctgttAGGCGGACTCTGTGAGATCACTGCCTCGGTGTATGAAGTGTACTCACTTTTATGCACATCCAACATAAAGCCATGGAAATGAACCcgctttttcttttcagtctccacatatgaataaaacatgtccATGACCATTGTTTTTCCTGTGCCTGAAATAAGAAAGACAATGCCAGTCAGAAACAAATGAGTACATAAAATACTAGGTTATTAGAAATTAGATTTCTATTCACACTCCTTACCGACGTCACCAAAGATGTAGAAGCCTTTTGGAGGTTTGGGTTTTGTGAAAAACTGAAAGagataaagggagagagaaataaggAATTAGATAAGATAAGGAAATAATAGAGCACCATTCTAGTGGTTACCCAAGTTTAACTGACTCCATCAAAATAGCACATAAGACCTGTTATCCAAAGTCAAAGGCAGTAAAGTATGATACTAAATAAGTTATTATAACAAAACATATAATCACAAAGGCTTTGAGTAAGCAGACTGGAGTAACTGCCTTTAAATAgactaaaaacaacacatgctGCTGAAACCATCTACAGAGATGATAAACCTGCATTTACACATAATACAGACACAGTGGTGGATGAAAGGATGTGAAACCTATGAGAACCTCATGCATATATAATAAGAACAGTACCAAAACATTTATGCTTGATATTCTACTGTAGCTACTGTAACAACAAAGATAAGCACTGTTATCCTCCTACGTGTCATGATGggatttgtgtgtatttgattcAGCTGACACTTACTTAAAAAGTCAAATCTATGTAAAACTTCTGCTGCTTTGCTAGCTGTCAAGTATGGTGGTGGAACTattgtttgagtttgtgtggtGGCTAAAAAATGAAATCCAGAAAATGAAACTGAGAAGAGGGGTGGCgtctacaacaggacaatgatcCACCACAGACCTCAGGATCCACCATGAGCTTCTTCAAGAAACACTGAAGCTTCTGAAAGTCTGATCTTAAACATTATGTGTTCAAgcatgttttgttatttatttctctttttctttaacagaATTTCTTCCTCCTGTCAGCGAATCATTGTTTTTTGTGAATGCACTTTTTGGACTGCTGGAAATAATCTTCgactctgtgcaatgacaatataTTTCTCTAAATATATGAGAAAACTTGACGCGAGCTACAGGAACAGCGGGTGAACACTTATAAATGAGGAATAgagagaaaagctgctgtttgcaAACAGTAACATCTGACAGACAGGGTTAGGTTACGAGTTAGTGAGTCTGGATTTTTGTACATgcaatttgttttaatatttgaagTTAAACACTTGAAGATTggcttgtttttaaagtgtctGTTCGCAGCAGGGGTTGTATTCActtcttttttaatcaaaaaatCAACATGACTGCACAATATTCAGGTATAATTTGCCCAAAGTTTAGTGTTCAACAGATCAATAATTTCTCCAACCGATGTAAACATGTGATGAGTGTTTCCAGGTGTATGACtgacagcaggagatcctcagGAACAACCAGTCACTACCTTGGAGAAGATGGATGTGGGAGTGTTGCTGTATCCTCTCAGTGTTTTGTGCAGCTCGTCCAGTCTCTGCATCACCGCTCTCTGGTGCTCGTCCTCCCGCAGGGTCCCGTCCCTGATCAGCCCGCTGTAGTGATCCATAGGCCCGCAGAAGCCCCCGGTGGCGCCCgcacccacctcctcctccacctcctgccgGGCTTTGACGGAGTAACCTTAGAAATGAACACAACGCGGGCGCTAGTGGAAGTTCAGCTCGTGTGTTTACAGCAGGAAAAGGAGGCTTATAGATGAGGTTCGTGACAGTGAAGTGTGACAGCTGCCGGGAGCAGAATAAACCCAAAGAACTGATGAATTTAAGTTTATAAAACCGgtcaaacaaccacaacaacaccgGGTTCGCTGTGGGAGAACGTCAACTAGCTAGCTAGGTGGACCTTTTCACCGTTTACGACACTTTTTAACCTCCACCGTCACAGGGACTCAACTTAAAAGTCGCCTCACCTCGTCCGCAGATCTGCGTTAAACATCTCAGCGGGCTCCTGGAACAATAACGCTCCGTAAACAGACGCCTGAAGCCCAGGAAGGCTGAGGGTGACATCCCCACACACAGCGGTGCGAGGACCGCCATCTTGTTTCAAATGACGTCAACGAAACTTTATTAGCAAGgacataacacacacagacaaaacaaatgtcagccGGCAGGGGGCGACACATCTCTCAattctgtaataataataataataataataatttgttccACGTGTCAATCTATTGCAGAAAAGGGTTATTTCCGTTCTGTGGTGGAAGTTCctaaaaaaggaaattcaaaAACCCAACATGATAAAATCcttcttttctctatttttataatattgtaaaatggatgttttgtttttttttgttaatcaGACAAGCTGACttataatattcatattaatttCTGTCTGTGAAATTCAGTGGCTAATGTGCGATCAATTTCACCGTACATATGttcacactgtacatattcagtttacactgtatatattagttttaactgcattaatattttttttgacttttcttATATCTCCTTATAAGTATCGCATGCTACCTATTATTACTTTACTGGTGGTTATCCCTGACTGCCCTCTTGCTGCTGCAATGCTGCAAATCTCCGCTCTGTGGGACTaatagcttagcttagcttagcttagcttagcttagcatagtttagtttagcttatcttatatatatatatgtatatataaggtaaaataagggttagggttagggctaatttttaaatatcataaaaagaaaagcagcataTTATCATGTTTGAGAGGCTGGAATGAAAAGGTATTTTTTGGACCAGATTtccataaaaaaatatttgcgTTTCAGATTGATGTTTTGTTTAAGCTCAAATATTAACATCAGctgtcaaaatattttttttagtcCATAAACTACAAAGCCAGTGTAGAAATTTAGCAGAACAATGATTAACTGGGACTACTGATTATTGTTtattacaaattattatttatatctaCATTGTTTTAATTAACCGATAAATTTAGTTAATGCCTGTTATAATTCACCACAGCTCAagatttgaatgtcttgtttgTTGGACCTATAGCCAAAACctaaaatatattcagtttaacATCATGCATGATAAAGAAAGCAGTACCCTCttacatttgagaagctggaaccagtaaatatttgtcattttgacTCAGGAAATGacttaaaacaatattttgatTATCAAACAAATAGATTATCTTTATAGTATAAAAAGCCACAAAAAATGTAAGTATGAATGTTTAAAGTAACACTTTAACACACACCATTGGAAACccacaacagaaaaataaaatgttcatactTTCCTATGAATTCTCTCAATATGACTCTGTCCTCAGTCTAATTATATCTCCACAGCACTGAGCCGGAGTTGCAGACAAAACATGGCTGACAACAGTCAGGGTGTTCCAGGGCTTACAGgcttgttgccatgacaacagagGAGCCCTTCGctcccccacccctctccctaatgcacacagacacacacactgtcactcgctctctgtctgtctctgctgtacacacacacacacacacacacacacacacacacacacacacacacacatatacactgtATAACAGTGGAATCCGCCTTGCTTTGAGATCCAAGCTCTGCTATTGGGAGCAGGAAAAATATAGGAAATCCAGCACGGAGCAGAGGGATCCTCCACATCTCCACATCTGTTTTGGATGGTGAGTGCCTGGTGACTggttattgtttgtttacataCTGGATCCTTTGCCAAATCTGCTTTAAGCAGGATCCTTTTTAAGTGGCATATAAATAAATTGCAGTTCCTTCCTTTTGGttagctctgctgctgctgctgctgctgctgctgctgctgctgcatgaaaGATGTGCCACATGTTTCTCTTCTCGGAGCTGCtccttcttattttttaaagattaggGTGGAAGCTGTCATCGTAATGGTAATTCATAGCTGGGTAGCCATGGTGAAGTCAatttccccctccctctgccacTGCTGAATGCATTAGTCTAATGAGAtgtctgcagcctgtgtgccgagcagcagcagcagcagaggcagaggaggcagcagccgTGTGTTAACCAAGAGGGGACGAGGAAAAAACCACATccagaaagacaaagatggCTTTCACTGCATTGTGGGGGATTTAGGTTTATAGTCACCTTCTAGGCTCCTAGGATTTAAGACTAAAGGGCTTGGCTCTTGGACTTTCACAATAGAAGATAGCAG
The sequence above is drawn from the Hippoglossus hippoglossus isolate fHipHip1 chromosome 22, fHipHip1.pri, whole genome shotgun sequence genome and encodes:
- the afg1la gene encoding AFG1 like ATPase a, producing the protein MAVLAPLCVGMSPSAFLGFRRLFTERYCSRSPLRCLTQICGRGYSVKARQEVEEEVGAGATGGFCGPMDHYSGLIRDGTLREDEHQRAVMQRLDELHKTLRGYSNTPTSIFSKFFTKPKPPKGFYIFGDVGTGKTMVMDMFYSYVETEKKKRVHFHGFMLDVHKRIHRLKQSMPKRKAGKMAKSYDPIAPVAEEISEEACVLCFDEFQVTDIADAMILKQLFENLFLKGVVVVATSNRPPEDLYKNGLQRVNFVPFIAVLQKYCQTLRLDSGIDYRRRNRPSAGKLYFLSSEPDVEATLDKMFDELAFKQNDITRPRVMNILKRKVRLNKACGTIADCTFEELCDRPLGASDYLEISRLFDTLFIRHIPLLTLNKKTQARRLITLVDALYDHKVRVVILADHPLEDLFVLNGDRGHDESHILMDDLGLKRDEASSLSIFSGEEERFAFQRTVSRLTEMQTEEYWLEGDRSNKSQV